The proteins below are encoded in one region of Limnochorda pilosa:
- the hisF gene encoding imidazole glycerol phosphate synthase subunit HisF, translating into MLAKRVIPCLDVRDGRVVKGVHFVNLRDAGDPVELAVRYDQAGADELVFLDISASHEARATRLDWVRAVAQHLTIPFTVGGGISDVEAIRELLLAGADKVSLNTAAVQDPSLVRRAAERFGSQCIVVAIDARRLAAEPGAAPGAVPRWEVFTHGGRRPAGWDALEWARRVEALGAGEILLTSMDADGTQAGYDLELTRAVAQAVRIPVIASGGAGNLDHLRAVLQEGEADAALAASIFHDGRHTVAEAKAHLAAAGLPVRLPAAPIDWVRLRFGPDGLIPAVVQSAGEDRSLLMLAYMNREALERTLTTGTTWFWSRSRQELWPKGATSGNRQRVVELVADCDGDALLVRVEQEGSGACHEGTWSCFHNPLGGAPEAGAPPAPEEAPLAGAGWGAPPAPAPGALAGAGAAGPASVTFERLLELVRHRRDHPRAGSYTRYLFDQGLDKILKKLGEETTEVVVAAKNGDETALVGEVGDLLYHLAVLMAERGIDLSQVEEELTRRHRPDRPPRPPRPV; encoded by the coding sequence GTGCTGGCTAAGCGGGTGATTCCCTGCCTGGACGTGCGCGACGGCCGGGTGGTGAAGGGCGTCCACTTCGTCAACCTGCGGGACGCGGGGGACCCTGTGGAGCTCGCCGTCCGCTACGACCAGGCCGGGGCCGACGAGCTGGTCTTCCTGGACATTTCCGCCTCCCACGAGGCCCGGGCGACCCGCCTCGACTGGGTGCGGGCCGTGGCCCAGCACCTCACCATCCCCTTCACGGTGGGGGGCGGGATTTCGGACGTGGAGGCGATCCGGGAGCTCCTGCTCGCAGGGGCCGACAAGGTCTCGCTCAACACGGCGGCGGTTCAGGATCCGTCCCTGGTGCGACGGGCCGCCGAGCGCTTCGGCAGCCAGTGCATCGTGGTGGCCATCGACGCCCGGCGGCTGGCGGCCGAGCCGGGGGCCGCCCCTGGAGCGGTTCCCCGCTGGGAGGTCTTCACCCACGGCGGTCGCCGGCCCGCGGGGTGGGACGCGCTCGAGTGGGCTCGACGGGTGGAAGCCCTGGGGGCAGGCGAGATCCTGCTCACCAGCATGGACGCCGACGGCACCCAGGCGGGCTACGACCTGGAGCTGACCCGGGCCGTGGCCCAAGCGGTGCGGATCCCGGTCATCGCCTCGGGGGGTGCCGGGAACCTGGACCACCTGCGGGCGGTGCTGCAGGAGGGTGAGGCGGACGCGGCCTTGGCCGCCTCCATCTTCCACGACGGGCGTCACACCGTGGCCGAGGCCAAGGCACACCTGGCCGCGGCCGGGCTGCCCGTACGCCTCCCGGCCGCCCCCATCGACTGGGTACGCCTCCGGTTCGGGCCCGACGGGCTCATCCCGGCGGTGGTCCAGTCCGCCGGGGAGGACCGCTCGCTCCTGATGCTGGCCTACATGAACCGGGAGGCGCTGGAGCGCACCCTGACCACGGGGACCACCTGGTTCTGGAGCCGCTCCCGCCAGGAACTCTGGCCCAAGGGGGCCACCTCGGGCAACCGCCAGCGGGTGGTGGAGCTGGTGGCCGACTGCGACGGCGACGCCCTCCTGGTGCGGGTGGAGCAGGAAGGGAGCGGCGCCTGCCACGAGGGGACCTGGAGCTGCTTCCACAACCCGCTGGGGGGCGCTCCGGAGGCGGGCGCACCCCCTGCGCCGGAAGAAGCTCCCCTTGCCGGAGCCGGCTGGGGCGCCCCGCCAGCCCCCGCACCCGGCGCTCTGGCCGGCGCCGGGGCGGCCGGGCCCGCCTCCGTCACCTTCGAGCGGCTCCTGGAGCTGGTGCGCCACCGCAGGGACCATCCCCGGGCGGGCTCCTACACCCGCTACCTCTTCGACCAGGGCCTGGACAAGATCCTGAAGAAGCTGGGCGAGGAGACGACCGAGGTGGTGGTGGCCGCCAAGAACGGGGACGAGACCGCTCTGGTAGGCGAGGTGGGGGACCTCCTCTACCACCTGGCCGTGCTCATGGCCGAGCGCGGCATCGACCTCTCGCAGGTCGAGGAGGAGCTGACGCGGCGGCACCGGCCGGATCGCCCGCCGCGGCCGCCGCGCCCCGTGTGA
- a CDS encoding 1-(5-phosphoribosyl)-5-[(5-phosphoribosylamino)methylideneamino]imidazole-4-carboxamide isomerase, producing the protein MELIPAVDLREGRVVRLEQGVFDREHRYPLDPVEAARRWVAAGARRIHLVDLDGARARVPSGRAPEGAGGLTPNARAVAEVCRAVPVPVQLGGGLRSLEAVEAAHALGVDRVILGTVVVRDPGEAERILRAEGGRAWVSLDLRDGRLAVAGWEEEDGAGVAVTAQRAAEQGAGGLVVTAVGRDGTLAGPDLDALRPFLGLGVPVLAAGGVGHLDHLRRLRDLEPQGLAGAIVGRALYEERFTLEEALEVAAGAG; encoded by the coding sequence GTGGAACTGATCCCCGCGGTGGACCTCCGGGAGGGCCGGGTGGTGCGTCTGGAGCAGGGCGTCTTCGACCGCGAGCACCGCTACCCGCTGGACCCTGTCGAGGCCGCCCGCCGGTGGGTGGCCGCCGGCGCCCGGCGGATCCACCTGGTGGACCTGGATGGGGCCCGCGCCCGGGTGCCCTCTGGGCGCGCACCCGAGGGTGCAGGCGGGCTCACCCCCAACGCCCGAGCGGTGGCCGAGGTCTGCCGGGCGGTGCCCGTCCCCGTCCAGCTTGGCGGGGGCCTGCGGAGCCTGGAGGCGGTGGAGGCCGCCCACGCCCTGGGGGTGGACCGGGTGATCCTGGGCACGGTGGTGGTGCGTGACCCCGGCGAGGCCGAGCGCATCCTTAGGGCCGAGGGCGGCCGTGCGTGGGTCTCCCTGGACCTGCGCGACGGTCGCCTGGCCGTGGCGGGCTGGGAGGAGGAGGACGGCGCCGGCGTGGCGGTCACGGCCCAGCGGGCGGCGGAGCAGGGCGCGGGCGGGCTGGTGGTGACCGCCGTGGGCCGGGACGGCACCCTGGCGGGGCCGGACCTGGACGCCCTTCGCCCCTTCCTGGGCCTGGGCGTACCCGTGCTGGCCGCGGGTGGGGTAGGCCACCTGGACCACCTGCGCCGCCTGCGGGACCTGGAGCCCCAGGGGCTCGCGGGCGCCATCGTGGGCCGGGCCCTCTACGAGGAGCGCTTCACCCTGGAGGAGGCGCTGGAGGTGGCAGCCGGTGCTGGCTAA
- the hisH gene encoding imidazole glycerol phosphate synthase subunit HisH, producing MIGVVDYGMSNLGSVLRGLARAGAQAELVDRPGRGEDLERRYAALVLPGDGAFGEAMARLAEQGWVEALRAWVAADRPLLGICLGLQLLFDASEERFGREEPRGLGILPGRVVRFAPGLKVPQMGWNQVEPARLHPLWEGIPPGEFFYFVHSYYVRPDRAEDALARTEYGERFTSAAGRGRLAAVQFHPEKSGAAGLRLLANFVRWVETGAPAPVSSREALVNAPPPGSGAGSAGGDRPWN from the coding sequence GTGATCGGCGTGGTGGACTACGGCATGAGCAACCTGGGAAGTGTCCTGCGGGGGCTGGCCCGGGCCGGAGCCCAGGCGGAGCTGGTGGACCGTCCGGGGCGGGGCGAGGACCTGGAGCGCCGCTACGCCGCCCTGGTGCTGCCCGGCGACGGCGCCTTCGGGGAGGCGATGGCCCGCCTGGCCGAGCAGGGCTGGGTGGAGGCGCTCCGGGCCTGGGTCGCTGCGGACCGGCCCCTGCTGGGCATCTGCCTGGGGCTCCAGCTCCTCTTCGACGCGAGCGAGGAACGCTTCGGCCGGGAGGAGCCCCGGGGGCTCGGCATCTTGCCCGGCCGGGTGGTGCGCTTCGCCCCGGGCTTGAAGGTTCCCCAGATGGGCTGGAACCAGGTGGAGCCGGCCCGGCTCCACCCCCTCTGGGAAGGCATCCCGCCAGGCGAGTTCTTCTACTTCGTTCACTCCTACTACGTGCGGCCCGATCGCGCCGAGGACGCGCTGGCGCGGACCGAGTACGGCGAGCGCTTCACCTCCGCGGCCGGGCGAGGCCGCTTGGCCGCGGTCCAGTTCCACCCCGAGAAGAGCGGCGCGGCGGGGCTGCGGCTCCTGGCCAACTTCGTGCGTTGGGTCGAGACGGGCGCGCCCGCGCCGGTCTCCTCCAGGGAAGCTCTGGTCAACGCACCGCCGCCGGGTTCCGGGGCTGGATCCGCGGGAGGCGACCGGCCGTGGAACTGA
- the hisD gene encoding histidinol dehydrogenase: MSHLERWETRNATPEAILASLRRPPLDVLARQELPGAETLFGRPLTALEGVREILASVREGGVPALLRWTRTLDGAALGAEDLWVGPEEMEAARERVDPALLASIRRARERIEAFHRAEPVPHAWHRVDSDGLVLGQEVRPLRRVGLYVPGGRAPLFSSLLMGAVPARVAGVGEVVVATPPRRDGSVPPAILAAAAEAGVARVLRAGGAQAVAALAYGLEGVLEPVEKIVGPGNLFVTLAKREVFGQVGIDGLPGPSEVLVVADATANPEWVAADLLAQAEHDPDASAVLVTASEGLLQAVEAALARQLQRLDPQGDGVARRSLERWGKALLCRDLAEAVAWAGRLAPEHLELAVEDPWRWVGRVGAAGAIFLGHAASEPLGDYLAGPDHILPTNGAARFSSGLSVETFLIRSSLIGYSDEALRRDGPAAVRMARAEGLEAHARAVEIRLEAGGPGGADEGPAPGKEGEA, encoded by the coding sequence GTGAGCCACTTGGAACGCTGGGAAACCCGGAACGCGACGCCCGAGGCGATCCTGGCCTCGCTTCGGCGCCCGCCTTTGGACGTGCTGGCCCGGCAGGAGCTTCCGGGCGCCGAGACCCTCTTCGGGCGGCCGCTCACCGCCCTGGAAGGGGTGCGGGAGATCCTGGCCTCGGTGCGCGAGGGCGGCGTGCCGGCCCTCCTGCGCTGGACCCGGACTCTGGACGGCGCGGCGCTGGGTGCCGAGGACCTCTGGGTAGGGCCCGAAGAGATGGAGGCCGCCCGGGAGCGGGTGGACCCCGCCCTTCTGGCCAGCATCCGGCGGGCCCGGGAGCGGATCGAGGCCTTCCATCGTGCGGAGCCGGTGCCCCACGCCTGGCACCGGGTGGACTCAGACGGGCTGGTGCTCGGCCAGGAGGTGCGCCCCCTGCGCCGGGTGGGCCTCTACGTGCCGGGCGGCCGGGCTCCCCTCTTCTCGAGCCTCCTGATGGGGGCGGTCCCCGCCCGGGTGGCCGGCGTGGGCGAGGTCGTGGTGGCCACGCCCCCGCGCCGCGACGGCTCCGTGCCCCCCGCGATCCTGGCGGCCGCGGCCGAAGCGGGTGTGGCCCGGGTGTTGCGGGCGGGGGGAGCCCAGGCGGTGGCTGCCCTGGCTTACGGGCTGGAAGGGGTTCTGGAGCCCGTGGAGAAGATCGTGGGACCCGGCAACCTCTTCGTCACCCTGGCCAAGCGGGAGGTCTTCGGCCAGGTGGGGATCGACGGACTCCCCGGCCCCAGCGAGGTGCTGGTGGTGGCCGACGCGACCGCGAACCCCGAGTGGGTGGCCGCGGACCTGCTGGCCCAGGCCGAGCACGATCCCGACGCCTCGGCGGTGCTGGTGACGGCCAGCGAGGGGCTGCTCCAGGCGGTGGAGGCTGCCCTGGCCCGCCAGCTCCAGCGGCTGGACCCGCAAGGCGACGGGGTGGCCCGCCGTTCGCTGGAGCGATGGGGCAAGGCCCTCCTCTGCCGGGACCTGGCGGAGGCGGTGGCCTGGGCGGGGCGGCTGGCGCCTGAGCACCTGGAGCTGGCGGTGGAGGATCCCTGGCGCTGGGTGGGCCGGGTGGGCGCCGCCGGCGCGATCTTCCTGGGCCATGCGGCCAGCGAGCCCCTGGGCGACTACCTGGCCGGCCCGGACCACATCCTGCCCACCAACGGCGCCGCACGCTTCAGCTCGGGCCTGAGCGTCGAGACCTTCCTGATCCGCTCGAGCCTCATCGGGTACAGCGACGAGGCGCTGCGGCGGGATGGGCCCGCCGCGGTGCGCATGGCCCGGGCGGAAGGGCTGGAGGCCCACGCCCGGGCGGTGGAGATCCGCCTGGAAGCCGGCGGGCCGGGCGGGGCCGACGAGGGCCCGGCCCCAGGGAAGGAGGGCGAAGCATGA
- the hisG gene encoding ATP phosphoribosyltransferase: MTGEAPPGGANARTAHLRTRPLTLALPKGRLLDEALPLLGRAGFPLPPLNGSDRRLLVEEGGWRYLLVRPSDVPTYVEYGAADVGLVGKDVLLEQEPSVAELADLGFGACRLVVAVPGSSAIQEVDELDFHSRVATKYPRVAERFFQEQGLSIELVTLKGSIELAPAMGLAEAILDLTQTGRTLEENRLRVIAEVARSSARLIANPVRLRLREEALAPWLDRLLAAANEGGGTP, from the coding sequence GTGACCGGTGAGGCGCCGCCCGGTGGCGCGAACGCTCGGACTGCCCACCTGCGGACCCGGCCCCTGACCCTGGCGCTCCCCAAGGGACGGCTCCTGGACGAGGCCCTCCCGCTCCTGGGACGGGCGGGCTTCCCGCTGCCGCCCTTGAACGGCTCGGACCGGCGCCTGCTGGTGGAGGAAGGGGGTTGGCGGTACCTGCTGGTGCGCCCTTCGGACGTGCCCACCTACGTGGAGTACGGCGCGGCCGACGTGGGCCTGGTGGGCAAGGACGTGCTCCTGGAGCAGGAGCCTTCGGTGGCCGAGCTGGCCGACCTGGGCTTCGGCGCCTGCCGGCTGGTGGTGGCCGTCCCCGGGAGTTCCGCCATCCAGGAGGTGGACGAGCTGGACTTCCACTCCCGGGTGGCCACCAAGTACCCCCGGGTCGCCGAGCGCTTCTTCCAGGAGCAGGGGCTCTCCATCGAGCTGGTGACGCTCAAGGGTTCCATCGAGCTTGCCCCGGCCATGGGGCTGGCCGAGGCGATCCTCGACCTGACCCAGACGGGCCGGACCCTGGAAGAGAACCGCCTGCGGGTCATCGCCGAGGTGGCCCGGAGCAGCGCCCGCCTCATCGCCAACCCCGTGCGCCTGCGCCTGCGGGAGGAGGCGCTGGCACCCTGGCTCGACCGCCTGCTTGCCGCGGCGAACGAAGGAGGGGGCACCCCGTGA
- the hisZ gene encoding ATP phosphoribosyltransferase regulatory subunit — MGNEEKALNRPGTPRGVRDLLPGEVRRLSELEDRVAQVFACWGYDPVRTPSYEYEDVLLRAAPRDDLAAWHQRLFRFFDREGNALALRADMTTPIARLVAGRLRRAPLPLRLCYVEDVFRYEEPQAGRSREFRQAGIELLGSRFPEADAEVVALAVRLLETLGLQGFRLEVGHVDFVRGVLEGFALGPDQERGLREALRRRDYVAYRRQVAEAPLPAGARERLLALPTLRGGGDVLNEAAGLAATPRAEAALENLSEVWRLLDPHGVQGRVRLDLAMLRDMSYYTGMVLEGLVEDVGYLLVSGGRYDELVGRFGRTVPATGFALGLERLLLALERQGAWPAVAPPGPVLVTFDPVRREEALAVAARLREGGHAVEVEVARRTEAALRIYAGRRQARLWARLLDPHPGAVRLEHPDVQAPAAERFRGARVEVLPVEAWLARELGGPAEEVAARDR, encoded by the coding sequence ATGGGGAACGAGGAGAAGGCGCTCAACCGGCCCGGGACGCCCCGGGGCGTTCGGGACCTGCTGCCCGGCGAGGTTCGACGCCTGTCGGAGCTGGAAGACCGGGTGGCCCAGGTCTTTGCCTGCTGGGGCTACGACCCCGTGCGAACCCCTTCGTATGAATACGAGGACGTGCTCCTGCGGGCGGCCCCGCGCGACGACCTGGCCGCCTGGCACCAGCGGCTCTTCCGCTTTTTCGACCGCGAAGGGAACGCCCTCGCCCTGCGGGCCGACATGACCACGCCCATCGCCCGCCTGGTGGCCGGCCGCCTCCGGCGGGCGCCCCTGCCGCTCCGCCTCTGCTACGTGGAGGACGTCTTTCGCTACGAGGAGCCCCAGGCAGGGCGGAGCCGCGAGTTCCGCCAGGCCGGGATCGAGCTCCTGGGAAGCCGGTTTCCCGAGGCGGACGCGGAGGTGGTGGCGCTGGCGGTGCGGCTGCTGGAGACCCTGGGCCTCCAGGGCTTCCGGCTGGAGGTGGGCCACGTGGACTTCGTCCGGGGGGTGCTGGAGGGGTTCGCCCTGGGCCCTGACCAGGAGCGGGGGCTCCGGGAGGCCTTGCGCCGGCGCGACTACGTGGCCTACCGGCGCCAGGTGGCCGAGGCCCCCCTGCCGGCCGGCGCCCGGGAGCGACTGCTCGCGCTGCCCACCCTCCGGGGCGGGGGGGACGTTCTGAACGAGGCGGCGGGCCTGGCCGCCACCCCTCGGGCCGAGGCGGCCCTGGAGAACCTGTCGGAGGTGTGGCGGCTCCTGGACCCCCACGGGGTGCAGGGACGGGTGCGCCTGGACCTGGCCATGCTGCGCGACATGAGTTACTACACGGGCATGGTGCTGGAGGGCCTGGTGGAGGACGTGGGCTACCTGCTGGTGAGCGGGGGCCGCTACGACGAGCTGGTGGGCCGTTTCGGCCGGACCGTGCCGGCCACCGGCTTCGCCCTCGGGCTCGAGCGGCTGCTGCTGGCCCTGGAGCGGCAGGGCGCGTGGCCGGCCGTCGCCCCGCCGGGACCCGTGCTGGTCACCTTCGACCCCGTCCGGCGGGAAGAGGCGCTGGCCGTGGCCGCCCGGCTGCGAGAGGGCGGCCACGCGGTGGAGGTGGAGGTGGCCCGCCGCACCGAGGCGGCCCTCAGGATCTACGCCGGCCGGCGACAAGCCCGCCTCTGGGCCCGCCTCCTGGACCCTCACCCGGGCGCCGTCCGCCTGGAGCACCCGGACGTGCAGGCGCCCGCGGCCGAACGGTTCCGGGGGGCCCGGGTGGAGGTGCTGCCCGTCGAGGCGTGGCTCGCCCGGGAGCTCGGCGGCCCGGCGGAGGAGGTGGCTGCCCGTGACCGGTGA
- the guaA gene encoding glutamine-hydrolyzing GMP synthase has protein sequence MTPRSSAEAQAAAAVTPGARPVADAREERIVVLDFGAQYRQLIARRVREAHVYCEVLPAATPAAEVLARNPRGIIFSGGPASVYAPGAPRPDPELYRSGVPILGICYGLQVMAYQFGGRVEAAGQREYGGRKLEVRDWSDLFAGLEASGPLEVWMSHGDHVVEPPQGFEVIASTEAAPVAAVRHRERPLYGVQFHPEVSHTPQGTAVIRNFLYRVCGVHGLWQMSTFLENQVEALRRRIGQERVVLGLSGGVDSSVTAALLDRAVGDRLTCIFVDHGLLREGEVEEVREAFAFLGDRLVVVDARERFLAGLEGVVDPEEKRRRIGNAFIRVFEEEARKLGPVRFLAQGTLYPDVIESGDPGQAGGPAPAASVIKSHHNVGGLPADMAMELVEPLRELFKDEVRELARELGLPQRLIGRHPFPGPGLAVRILGPVEPQSLQIVRRADAIVREELERAGLHDEVWQAFAVLTPLRTVGVMGDGRTYGYLVAVRAVTSVDGMTADWARLPHPVLERMASRITGEIAEVNRVVYDITSKPPGTIEWE, from the coding sequence GTGACGCCCCGGTCTTCCGCCGAGGCGCAGGCGGCCGCCGCCGTCACGCCGGGAGCCCGCCCCGTCGCCGACGCCCGCGAGGAGCGCATCGTCGTCCTGGACTTCGGCGCCCAGTACCGGCAGCTCATCGCCCGGCGTGTGCGGGAGGCCCACGTCTACTGCGAGGTGCTGCCCGCCGCGACCCCGGCCGCGGAGGTGCTGGCCCGCAACCCCAGGGGCATCATCTTCTCGGGCGGGCCGGCCAGTGTCTACGCGCCTGGGGCCCCACGGCCCGACCCCGAGCTCTATCGCTCGGGTGTGCCCATCCTGGGGATCTGCTACGGCCTCCAGGTGATGGCCTACCAGTTCGGGGGGCGGGTGGAGGCGGCGGGGCAGCGGGAGTACGGCGGGCGGAAGCTGGAGGTGCGGGACTGGAGCGACCTCTTCGCGGGCCTGGAGGCGTCGGGGCCGCTGGAGGTCTGGATGAGCCACGGCGACCACGTGGTGGAGCCGCCCCAGGGGTTCGAGGTGATCGCCTCCACCGAGGCGGCCCCCGTCGCGGCCGTCCGCCACCGGGAGCGGCCCCTCTACGGGGTCCAGTTCCACCCCGAGGTGAGCCACACGCCCCAGGGGACGGCCGTGATCCGGAACTTCCTCTACCGGGTGTGCGGCGTGCACGGCCTCTGGCAGATGAGCACCTTCCTGGAGAACCAGGTGGAGGCGCTGCGCAGGCGCATCGGGCAAGAGCGTGTGGTACTGGGGCTGAGCGGCGGGGTGGATTCGAGCGTCACCGCAGCCCTGCTCGATCGGGCCGTGGGCGACCGGCTCACCTGCATCTTCGTGGACCACGGCCTGCTGCGCGAGGGTGAGGTGGAGGAGGTCCGGGAGGCCTTCGCCTTCCTCGGCGACCGGCTGGTGGTGGTGGATGCCCGGGAACGCTTCCTGGCCGGCCTGGAGGGCGTGGTGGACCCCGAGGAGAAGCGGCGGCGCATCGGGAACGCGTTCATCCGCGTCTTCGAGGAGGAGGCCCGGAAGCTGGGACCCGTCCGTTTCCTGGCCCAGGGCACCCTCTACCCCGACGTCATCGAGAGCGGCGACCCCGGCCAGGCGGGGGGGCCGGCGCCGGCGGCCTCGGTGATCAAGAGCCACCACAACGTGGGGGGCCTCCCGGCCGACATGGCCATGGAGCTGGTGGAGCCGCTGCGGGAGCTCTTCAAGGACGAGGTGCGCGAGCTGGCCCGGGAGCTGGGCCTGCCCCAGCGGCTCATCGGGCGGCACCCCTTCCCGGGGCCGGGGCTGGCGGTGCGGATCCTGGGGCCGGTGGAGCCCCAGAGCCTCCAGATCGTCCGACGGGCCGACGCCATCGTCCGGGAGGAGCTGGAGCGTGCCGGGCTCCACGATGAGGTCTGGCAGGCCTTCGCCGTCCTCACGCCGCTGCGCACCGTGGGGGTGATGGGCGACGGCCGCACCTACGGGTACCTGGTGGCGGTGCGGGCGGTCACCAGCGTGGACGGCATGACCGCCGATTGGGCCCGCCTGCCTCACCCGGTGCTGGAGCGCATGGCGAGCCGCATCACGGGCGAGATCGCCGAGGTGAACCGGGTGGTCTACGACATCACCTCCAAGCCGCCCGGCACCATCGAGTGGGAGTAG
- the hpt gene encoding hypoxanthine phosphoribosyltransferase, whose protein sequence is MDPDIQEILIDEQQIARRVAELGEQISRDYAGRPLALICILRGAVLFVADLLRAIRVPVTIDFMAISSYGNEAHSSGVVRILKDLDDPIEGKDVLIVEDIIDSGLTLAYLLENLRSRRPNSLEICVLLDKQVPRQVELPVRYTGFTIPDAFVVGYGLDYAEKYRNLPYVGILRPGVYSEARR, encoded by the coding sequence TTGGATCCGGACATCCAGGAGATCCTGATCGACGAGCAGCAGATCGCCCGCCGGGTGGCCGAGCTCGGTGAGCAGATCAGCCGGGACTACGCAGGCCGCCCGCTGGCCCTCATCTGCATCCTGCGGGGCGCGGTCCTCTTCGTCGCCGACCTGCTGCGCGCCATCCGGGTTCCCGTCACCATCGACTTCATGGCCATCTCGAGCTACGGCAACGAGGCGCACAGCAGCGGTGTGGTGCGCATCCTCAAAGACCTGGACGACCCCATCGAGGGGAAGGACGTCCTGATCGTGGAGGACATCATCGACTCGGGCCTCACCCTGGCCTACCTCCTGGAGAACCTGCGCTCCCGGCGACCCAACTCGCTGGAGATCTGCGTGCTCCTGGACAAGCAGGTTCCCAGGCAGGTGGAGCTCCCCGTGCGCTACACTGGTTTCACCATCCCCGATGCCTTCGTGGTGGGCTACGGCCTGGACTACGCCGAGAAGTACCGGAACCTTCCCTACGTGGGCATCCTCCGCCCTGGGGTCTACTCGGAGGCCCGCCGGTGA
- a CDS encoding DegV family protein gives MIRVVTDSVADLPPDLAQAEGIEVVPLYVTLGGRTYRDGVDLTPKAFFSQLRTTDRLPTTAQPTPGDFARTFERLAGKGATGIVVLTLSSELSGTFQSAVQAARQWTERVVEVIDTRTGIMAQGFAALAAARAARAAASLDEVLAEARRVLNRARILAAIPTLEYLRRGGRIGKAAAWAGTLLQMKPVVTVDDGVVVPVTRQRTWRRALEFVAERVVEELRTGEGHLAVMHGDALEEGRSLLATVVERVQPKEAILAGLSPVLGTYGGPGAVAVAYY, from the coding sequence GTGATCCGCGTGGTCACCGACAGCGTCGCAGACCTCCCCCCGGACCTGGCTCAGGCCGAGGGCATCGAGGTCGTGCCCCTCTACGTCACCCTGGGCGGCCGCACCTACCGCGACGGGGTGGATCTGACACCCAAGGCCTTCTTCAGCCAGTTGCGCACCACCGACCGCCTGCCCACCACGGCGCAACCCACCCCCGGCGACTTCGCCCGCACCTTCGAGCGCCTGGCGGGCAAAGGCGCCACCGGCATCGTGGTCCTCACCCTGAGCAGCGAGCTGAGCGGGACCTTCCAGTCGGCCGTCCAGGCGGCCCGGCAGTGGACCGAACGGGTGGTGGAGGTGATCGACACCCGCACCGGCATCATGGCCCAGGGCTTCGCCGCCCTGGCGGCGGCGCGGGCGGCCCGGGCCGCCGCCAGCCTGGACGAGGTCCTCGCGGAAGCCCGCCGGGTGCTGAACCGGGCCCGGATCCTCGCGGCCATTCCCACCCTGGAGTACCTCCGAAGGGGTGGACGCATCGGCAAGGCGGCGGCCTGGGCGGGAACGCTCCTCCAGATGAAACCGGTGGTGACCGTGGACGATGGCGTGGTGGTGCCGGTGACACGGCAGCGCACCTGGCGCCGCGCCCTCGAGTTCGTCGCGGAGCGGGTGGTGGAGGAGCTCCGGACCGGCGAGGGCCACCTGGCGGTGATGCACGGTGACGCCCTCGAGGAGGGCCGCAGCCTTCTGGCAACCGTGGTGGAACGGGTGCAGCCGAAGGAGGCCATCCTCGCCGGCCTCTCCCCGGTCCTCGGAACCTACGGGGGGCCGGGTGCGGTGGCCGTCGCCTACTACTGA
- the moaC gene encoding cyclic pyranopterin monophosphate synthase MoaC yields the protein MEGAGKPGNGESGAPGEVRGAGAARMVEVGGKAATLRRAVARGMVRMDRACLKAVAEGRVPKGDVLAVARVGGILAAKAVPHLIPLAHPIALTGLEMDLWVDEGEGAVQVEARVQTTDRTGVEMEALTAVSVACLTVYDMCKALDPAMVVDRVRLVEKSGGKSGLYRRLGEAPGETP from the coding sequence ATGGAAGGAGCCGGCAAGCCCGGCAACGGGGAGTCCGGCGCGCCCGGTGAGGTTCGCGGGGCCGGCGCCGCCCGGATGGTGGAGGTCGGGGGAAAGGCGGCCACCCTGAGGCGGGCCGTGGCGCGGGGCATGGTGCGCATGGACCGGGCATGCCTGAAGGCCGTGGCTGAAGGGCGGGTGCCCAAGGGCGACGTGCTGGCGGTGGCCCGGGTGGGCGGCATCCTGGCGGCCAAGGCGGTTCCGCACCTGATCCCCTTGGCGCACCCCATCGCCCTCACCGGCCTGGAGATGGACCTCTGGGTCGACGAGGGGGAGGGGGCCGTTCAGGTGGAGGCTCGGGTGCAGACCACCGACCGGACGGGCGTGGAGATGGAGGCGCTCACCGCGGTGAGCGTGGCCTGCCTGACCGTCTACGACATGTGCAAGGCCCTGGACCCCGCCATGGTCGTAGACCGGGTCCGCCTGGTGGAGAAGTCGGGCGGCAAGAGCGGTCTCTACCGAAGGCTCGGCGAGGCACCGGGCGAGACGCCCTGA